The Euleptes europaea isolate rEulEur1 chromosome 2, rEulEur1.hap1, whole genome shotgun sequence genome has a segment encoding these proteins:
- the FRS3 gene encoding fibroblast growth factor receptor substrate 3 — protein sequence MGSCCSCLCKDSIPDNHPTKFKVTNVDDEGSELGSGIMELTQRELVLHTHKRDAVRWPYLCLRRYGYDSNLFSFESGRRCQTGQGIFAFKCSRAEEIFNLLQDLMQCNSISVVEEPVVITRNSHPAELELTRTPQTPSAVGYTVPGYPNGFHNFPGEASSCPAARHPSMNSLRHSSVSEDSTHALIVPDEQSHTYVNTASGEGERRGHHCMHSLPEVHPPVPHSNHSCALEDRNPQVYLQPGEVKFVLGPSPGYRHMMKCDGFCRPHWECAGHICTPNNNNNECKNECFTPKCVYENVNGLLPSRGTLLRRGGSGRLKIAREDLNPHGCSHRRTTLLHYENLPSLPPVWECQPLRQEQDEEDSGDAMTPSPNGYPELEEDDPLQNYMNSESAALHGGLRRENCVPRRRSCTPSVFSFDFRRPCLEQQRQLNYIQVELEDDPHKGRQSTPVPRTPLSAPHPARRTDSYAVIDLKKTAAMSNLQRARPRDDGTSRKTRHNSTDLPV from the exons ATGGGGAGTTGCTGTAGCTGCCTGTGCAAAGACAGTATCCCAGACAACCACCCCACCAAGTTTAAG GTGACAAATGTTGATGATGAAGGCAGTGAGCTGGGCTCAGGGATTATGGAGCTGACGCAGAGGGAACTTGTTTTGCACACGCACAAACGTGATGCAGTCCGGTGGCCATACCTTTGCTTGCGCCGATATGGCTATGACTCCAACCTCTTCTCCTTTGAGAGTGGGCGTCGCTGCCAGACAGGGCAAG GAATTTTTGCCTTCAAGTGTTCAAGAGCCGAGGAGATTTTTAACTTGCTGCAGGACCTGATGCAGTGTAACAGTATCAGTGTGGTAGAGGAACCTGTCGTCATTACGAGGAACAGTCATCCTGCTGAACTGGAGCTGACTCGGACACCCCAGACACCCAGCG CTGTAGGATATACTGTTCCAGGATATCCCAATGGATTCCACAACTTTCCTGGGGAGGCCTCGTCTTGCCCTGCTGCTCGACATCCCTCCATGAACAGCCTACGTCATTCCTCAGTTAGTGAGGACTCCACACACGCCCTAATTGTCCCTGATGAACAA TCCCACACCTATGTGAACACAGCCAGCggtgagggagagaggaggggccaCCACTGCATGCACTCTTTGCCTGAAGTCCATCCTCCTGTCCCCCACTCCAACCACAGTTGTGCCCTGGAGGATCGGAACCCCCAAGTCTACCTGCAGCCGGGCGAGGTGAAGTTTGTTCTGGGCCCTTCCCCAGGTTACAGGCACATGATGAAATGCGATGGCTTCTGCCGACCCCACTGGGAGTGTGCAGGACACATCTGCACccctaacaataacaacaacGAGTGCAAAAACGAGTGCTTCACGCCCAAGTGCGTATACGAAAACGTCAATGGCCTCCTGCCTTCTCGAGGGACCTTGCTTCGCCGTGGGGGCAGCGGGCGTTTGAAAATTGCCCGTGAAGATCTGAATCCCCATGGTTGCTCTCACCGCCGAACCACCCTTCTGCACTACGAGAACCTGCCCTCGCTGCCACCTGTGTGGGAGTGCCAGCCgctgaggcaggagcaggacgaGGAGGATTCTGGCGATGCCATGACACCTTCCCCCAACGGTTATCCTGAGCTTGAGGAAGATGACCCCTTACAAAACTACATGAATTCAGAAAGCGCTGCCCTGCATGGGGGCTTGCGCAGGGAGAATTGCGTGCCACGGCGCCGCAGCTGTACACCCAGTGTCTTCAGTTTTGACTTCCGCCGGCCTTGTTTGGAGCAGCAAAGGCAGCTCAATTATATCCAGGTGGAACTGGAGGATGACCCTCACAAAGGGCGCCAAAGCACACCAGTCCCCCGTACCCCACTTTCTGCTCCACACCCAGCCCGCAGGACGGATTCCTATGCGGTCATTGACCTTAAAAAGACAGCAGCAATGTCCAACTTGCAGAGGGCACGGCCTCGGGACGATGGGACTTCAAGGAAAACTCGGCATAACAGCACTGACCTGCCTGTGTAA